The DNA window ACCTGCACATCATTGACCCGCACTTCCCACTGGTCGAGAACAACGGGTACCTGCCCCCCGCCTTCACCGTCGAGCAGTACCGCCGGCGAATCGCGACGCTGCCGGTGCGGGGAGGCGCGGTGGTCTCCGGTTCCTTCCAGGGGTTCGACCAGACCTACCTCCGCCACGCGCTCGCCGCGTTGGGACCGGGTTTCGTCGGCGTCACCCAGCTTCCGGCCACGGTCACCGACGAGGAGATCGCCGACCTGGACGCCGCGGGGGTGCGCGGTCTCCGTTTCAACCTCCACCGCGGCGGGTCGGCCGCGCTCGACGCTCTGGACGAACTCGCCCGCCGCGTGTACGACGTAGCCGGTTGGCACACCGAGCTCTACATCGACTCCCGCCACATCCCCGAGGTGGCCGACACCCTCGCCGCGCTGCCCGCCGTCAGCGTCGACCACCTCGGTCTGCACCGCGACGGGCTGGCTCCTCTGCTGAAGCTGGTCGAGCGCGGGGCCCGGGTCAAGGCGACCGGGTTCGGCCGCGTCGACCTCGACCCTGCCGAGGCCATCACCGCCGTCGTCAACGTCAACCCCGCCGCGTTGATGGTGGGTACCGACCTGCCCTCAACGCGTGCCCGACGCCCGTTCGCGGACACCGACCTCGATGCGGTCACCCGAGCTGTCGGCGAGGAGTATCGCGACGCCGTGCTGTGGGGAAACGCAGCCGCCTTCTACCGCGTCCCGGCGCCCTCGGACGTCTGACCCCCCGCGGGCTCGGCCGTCTCAGGAGCCGTTCCCCTCGCGGCGGGCGCGGTAGGAGCGCATCTTGTTCCGGGCGCCGCAGATGTCCATGCTGCACCACGCGCTGTTGTTGCCGGGGGAGCGGTCGTAGTACACCCACCGGCACTGCTGGAACCGGCACACCTTCAGCCGCTCGCGCCCGCCGGACAGTTCCGCGGTGGCCAGCACGGCCAGCAGTTCGGAGGCCAGGGCCTCGACCGCTCCCTGCTCGCGCGGACGCAGCCGCGGCCGCTCCCCGGGGTCGTCCCACCGGGGAGGCCCCAGCACCCGGTGCGCGAGGTCGGTGAGGACCTCGCGCGCGGCCGGGGCGGTGGGGTCCTCCAGATGGTCGCGCAGGGCCGCGCGCAGTCGCCGCAGCCGCCCGAGCGCTCCCTCGTCGGCCGTCTCGGCGGCGTCCGCCCAGCCGTGCTCGCGCAGCCAGGCGCGGGCGGAGCGGAGGTCGGTGAAGGCGTCCTCGCCGTAGAGGAACCGCGCCGAGTTGCAGAAGGTCTCGACACGTTCCAGTTCCGCCGGAGCCGGAGGGCGGGTGTAGGCCATACCGCGATGTTACTGGCTTCCCCTTGTTTCCTGGTAACCACGAGAGTTACTGTCTAAGTCACTTTGATGGTAACTACAGCAAGGAGAGGGCATGGGAACCTGGGAACTGCGCGAGAGTTACGAGTCGTCGAACGGCACCGTCCGGTGGGACCGCATCGGCCAGGGCAGCCCGGTGGTGCTCGTCCACGGCTGGCCGTTCTCCTCCTACGTGTGGCGCGACGTCGCCGCGGGCCTGGCCCGGCGGCACACCGTCTACGTGTGGGACCTGCCCGGATACGGCCAGTCAGCCAAGACCACGGGACAGGACGTGTCGCTGGCCGGCCACCAGGCCGTACTCACCGAGTTGCTGGAGCACTGGGGACTGACCTCCCCCGCCGTCGTCGCCCACGACATCGGCGCCGCCGTGGCGCTGCGTTCGGCCCTGCTCGACGGGGTGGGCTACGGGCGGCTGGTACTGGTGGACGCGGTGAGCGTCCGCCCGTGGGGAAGCCCGTTCTTCCGTCTGGTGCGCGAGCACGCCGAGGTGTTCGCGCGGCTTCCGGCGCCGCAGCACGAGGCGATGGTGCGCCGCTACCTCGCCGGTGGCACGCACGGCGAGCTTCGCACGCGGGTGTTGGACACCCTGGTCCAGCCGTGGCTGGGCGAGGTCGGCCAGGCCGCGTTCTACCGGCAGATGGCCCAGGCGGAGGAACGCCACACCCGGGAGGTGGAGGACCGGTTCGGTGAGTTGGACATGCCGACACTCATCGTCTGGGGTGAGCACGACGACTGGCTGCCTGCCGACCGCGCCGAGCACCTGGCGCGGCTCATCCCCCACGCGCGCCTGGAATGGGTCGCCGACTCCGGTCACCTCGTCCAGGAGGACGCCCCGGCACGCTTCACCAGCCTGCTCACCGACTTCCTCGCCGGTCAGTAGCACGGAACGCGTCCGGGACGGGAACCACTCCGGATCGTCGGAGCCGCCGGCCCGGACCGAAATCAGGGGTGGGAACGTCCGCGCCGACGGCCCCACCCGCCGTGCCTTCGTGGACGGGACCGGCCGGTCAGGAGTCCTTGATCTCGCAGATGACGCCGCCGTTGTTGACGGTCTCGCCGGTGGTGACGTTGAGCCCTGCGACGGTGCCGGACTTGTGCGCGCTGAGGGGCTGTTCCATCTTCATGGCCTCGATGACGGCGACGGTGTCGCCCTCGGCGACCTGCTGGCCGTCCTCGGCGGTGACCTTGACCACGGTCCCCTGCATCGGGCACACCAGGGCGTCGCCGCTGACCGCGGCGCTGGAGGAGCCCCCGCCGCGGCGCTTGCGGGACTTCTTCTGTCCCCCGGAGGGCACCGGGGCGGAGGCGGCGGCGCCGAGCTCGGCGGGCAGGGCGACCTCGATGCGTTTGCCGCCGACCTCCACGGTCACCCGTTCCCGCTGGGCGGGCTCGTCCTGCTCGGCCGCGCCCGCGTAGGGGGTGATGGTGTTGGTGAACTCGGTCTCGATCCAGCTGGTGTAGACCGAGAACGGCTGTTCGGGATCGGCCGGGGCGAAGGCCGGGTCGTCCAGCACCACCTGGTGGAACGGGATCACGGTGGGCATCCCGCCCACCTCGAACTCGGCCAGCGCGCGCCGGGAGCGCTGCAGCGCCTCGGTGCGGCTGGCACCGGTCACGATCAGCTTGGCCACCATGGAGTCGAACGCCTGGGGCACGGTGAAGCCGGACTCGCAACCGGTGTCGATGCGCACCCCGGGCCCGCCGGGCAGGTTCAGGCTGGTGATGGTGCCCGGTGCGGGCATGAAGTTGTTGCCGGCGTCCTCGGCGTTGATCCGGAACTCCAGGCTGTGTCCGCGGGTGGGAGGGTCGTCGTAGCCCAGTTCCTCGCCGTCGGCCACGCGCAGCATCTCGCGCACCAGGTCGATGCCGGTGACCTCCTCACTCACCGGGTGCTCCACCTGCAGGCGGGTGTTGACCTCCAAGAACGACACGGTGCCGTCCAGACCCACGAGGAACTCGCAGGTGCCCGCGCCGACGTAGCCCGCCTCGCGCAGGATCGCCTTGGAGGAGTCGTACAGCAGCTGGCGCTGCTGGTCGGTCAGGAACGGCGCCGGGGCCTCCTCCACGAGCTTCTGGTGGCGCCGCTGCAGCGAGCAGTCCCGGGTGGAGACCACCACGACGTTGCCGTGCTTGTCGGCCAGGCACTGCGTCTCCACGTGCCGGGGCCGGTCCAGGTAGCGTTCCACGAAGCACTCACCGCGGCCGAACGCCGAGGTGGCCTCCCGCACCGCCGACTCGAACATGTCGGTGACCTCCTCCAGCGACCGGGCGACCTTGAGGCCGCGCCCGCCGCCGCCGAAGGCGGCCTTGATCGCGATCGGCAGCCCGTGCTCGCGGGCGAAGGCCACCACCTCCTCGGAGTCGGCGACCGGGTCGGGGGTGCCCGCCGTCAGCGGAGCACCGACCTTCTGGGCGATGTGGCGCGCGGCGACCTTGTCGCCCAGCGAGGTGATGGCCTCCGGCGGCGGGCCGATCCAGGTCAGACCGGCGTCGGCCACGGCCTGGGCGAAGTCGGCGTTCTCGGAGAGGAACCCGTATCCGGGATGGACGGCGTCAGCGCCGGACGCGGCCGCGATCTCCAGGATCCGGTCGATGTTGAGGTAGGTGTCGGCCGGGGTCTGTCCCCCCAGGGCGTGGGCCTCGTCGGCGACCTTGACGTGCAGGGCGTCCAGGTCGGGCTCGGCATAGACCGCGACACTGGCGACGCCGGCGTCGCGGCAGGCGCGGGCCACCCGCACCGCGATCTCGCCCCGGTTGGCGATCAGAACTTTACGCACGGTGGACAATCCTCCTGGTACGGCCTTCACTGGATCTCGCCCCGCTCTGGGATCGGGGCCCCGGCAGCTCGCCCGGCCTCGGGCGGCCGTTTCCTCCGGGGCGGCTCAGCCCGGGTGGAAACTGGCGCGCCACGCGCCCGGACCCGGTGTCGGCGGGCGGCGCAACAGGCGTTCGGGGTTGCGCCACTGCCCGCGCCGGGCTTGGCCGGTTCCCGCGCCGGTGCCGTGGGCGCGCCGGGCGCGGGCGGTCAGCACCGCGACCAGGGCCGCGACCTCCTCGGGGGTGGGGTCGCCGCGCACCACGCACAGGTGGCGCCCGTCGTCCGGGGGGTTTGCAGGTGTGTTCGACATTTAGAGAGGGACGTTCCCGTGCTTCTTGGGTGGAAGTTGCTCGCGTTTGTTGCTCAGTGACCGCAGCGCCCTGGCGACGGACTCCCGCGTCTCGGACGGCAGGATGACCCCGTCCACGTAGCCCCGCTCGGCCGCCGAGTAGGGGTTGAGCAGCGTGTCCTCGTACTCCTGGACGAGGCGGGCGCGCTCGGCCTCCACGTCCTCGGCGTCGGCGAGAGCGCGGCGGTGCAGGATGTTCACTGCCCCCTGGGCGCCCATGACCGCGATCTCGGCCGTCGGCCAGGCGAGGTTGACGTCGGCCCCCAGGTGTTTGGAGCCCATCACGTCGTAGGCGCCGCCGTAGGCCTTGCGGGTGATGACCGTGATCAGCGGGACCGTGGCCTCGGCGTAGGCGTAGATCAGCTTGGCGCCGTGCCGGATGATCCCGCCCCACTCCTGGTCCGTGCCGGGAAGGAAGCCCGGCACGTCCACGAACGTGAGCACGGGGATGTTGAAGGCGTCGCAGGTGCGGACGAACCGGGCGGCCTTCTGGGAGGCGTCGATGTCCAGGCAGCCGGCGAAGCTCATGGGCTGGTTGGCGACCACACCCACCGACCGGCCCTCGACCCGCCCGTAGCCGACCACGATGTTGGTGGCGAACTGCGACTGGACCTCCAGGAACTCCCCGTCGTCCGCCACGTTCTCGATGACGCGGTGCATGTCGTAGGGCTGGTTCGCCGAGTCGGGGATGAACGTGTCGAGTTCGGAGGTGTCGTCGTTCTCCGGGTCGGAGTCGGTCTCCTCGACCGGGGGGTCCTCCAGGTTGTTGCCCGGCAGGTAGGACAGCAGGGTGGTGACGTAGTCCAGCGCGTCCTGCTCGTCGCCGGCCATGTAGTGGGCCACGCCGGAGGTGGTGTTGTGGGTGCGCGCCCCGCCCAGGTCCTCCATGGACACGTCCTCGCCGGTGACGGTCTTGATCACGTCCGGACCGGTGATGAACATCTGCGACGTCTGGTCCACCATGACGGTGAAGTCGGTCAGGGCGGGGGAGTAGACGTGGCCGCCGGCGGCGGCTCCCATGATCAGCGAGATCTGCGGGATGACCCCGGACGCCCGCGAGTTGCGTTTGAAGATCTCCGCGTAGAGGCCGAGCGCCGCCACTCCTTCCTGGATGCGGGCGCCGCCGCCCTCGTTGATCCCGATGACGGGGCAACCGGTCTTGAGGGCGTGGTCGAGGGCCTTGACGATCTTCTCGCCGTAGACCTCGCCCAGCGACCCGCCGAAGACGGTGACGTCCTGGCTGAACACGGCCACGGGCCGGCCGTCGACGGTCCCGTGGCCGGTGACCACGCCGTCGCCGTAGGGCCGGTTGCGGTCCATGCCGAAGTTGGTGGAGCGGTGCCGGGCCAGGGCGTCGAACTCCACGAAGGAGCCGGGGTCCAGGAGGGCGTCGATGCGCTCCCGCGCGGTCATCTTGCCCTTGGCGTGCTGCTTCTCGATCGCTCGCTCGGACCCGGCGTTGACCGCTTCGTGCCGGCGGCGCTGCAGGTCGGCGAGTTTGCCCGCGGTGGTGTGGATGTCGATCTCGTCCGAGGGCAGCGGTTCAGGGGCTTCGGTCGCCATAAATCCTCACGATAGCCGCGCGGGTGTACCGGATCGGAACACACCCCTAGTTTACTGAACAGTAAGTGGGTAGGGGCACACCCGGCACACCGGCCCGGTCCGTGACCGCGGCGTTTCCGTAACCGAAAGGTGGCCCGCTGTTCCCGACTGGTAGAGACCATTCTCGGTAGGGTTTGTCACATGACAGTGGGAAGCGCGGAGCGCGACAGTGCGCGCCAGGAAATGCCCGACCAGCTGCGCGGCGACGTCCGGCTGCTGGGCGAGACACTCGGGACCGTCATGTCCGAAAGCGGCGGTGAGGACCTGCTGGAGGACGTCGAACGGCTGCGGCGGGCCGTCATCGGCGCCCGGGAGGGCACCGTCACCGGTGACGAGATCACCGAGCTGGTGGCGTCGTGGCCGCTGGAACGAGCCAAACAGGTGGCACGGGCGTTCACCGTGTACTTCCACCTCGCCAACCTCGCCGAGGAACACCAGCGCATCCGTGCCCTGCGGGAGCGCGACGACGCCGACAACCCGCCCCGTGAGTCGCTGGCCCGCGCCGTCGACTACATCCGCGACGACTGCGGCGAGGACCGGCTGCGCGAGTTCGTGGCGAACATGGAGTTCCACCCCGTGCTCACCGCCCACCCCACCGAGGCGCGGCGGCGCGCGGTCTCCACCGCGATCCTGCGCATCAGCTCCAAACTGGAGGAACTGCGCGGCTCCCACCCCGGCAGTACCGCCGAGGCCGCCGCGCGGCGGGAGTTCGCCGAGGAGGTGGACCTGCTGTGGCGCACCTCCCAGCTGCGCTACACCAAACTGGACCCGCTCGACGAGGTCCGCACCGCCATGTCGGCGTTCGACGACACCATCTTCGAGGCCGTCCCCCGGATCTACCGGACCCTGGACGCCGCGCTCGACCCGGAGGGCGCCGGGAAGCGCCCCCCGCGCGCGGCACCGTTCGTGCGCTACGGGAGCTGGATCGGCGGGGACCGGGACGGCAACCCGTTCGTCACCCACGAGGTCACACGGGACGCCATCGCCATCCAGTCCGAACACGTGCTGCACGCGCTGGAGAACGCGAGCGGGCGCATCGCCCGCACCCTCACCCTCTACAGCAACCTCACCCCGCCCAACGAGGAGCTGCGCAACGCCCTGGCGACCGCGGAGGCCGGGTACCCGCGGCTGATGGCCGAGATCGGGAAACGCTCCCCGAACGAGCCGCACCGCCAGCTGCTGCTGTTCGCGACGGAGCGGCTGCGCGCCACCCGCCAGCGCGACGCCGACCTCTCCTACGACGGGCCGGAGGCCTTCCTCACCGACCTGCGCACGGTCCAGGAGTCGCTCGCGGCCGCCGGGGCGCACCGGCACGCCTACGGGGCGCTGCAGGACCTGATCTGGCAGGCCGAGACGTTCGGGTTCCATCTCGCGGAGCTGGAGGTGCGCCAGCACAGCGGGGTGCACGCCCGCGCGCTGGAGGAGGTGCGCGCCGGCGGTGAGCTGTCGGAGCAGACCGAGGAGGTGCTCGCCACCCTGCGCGTGGTGTCCTGGATCCAGGAACGGTTCGGGGTGCGGGCGTGCTGCCGCTACATCGTCAGCTTCACCCGCTCGGCCGAGGACATCGCCGCCGTGCACGAGCTCGCCGAGCACGCCCTGCCCGCCGGTCAGGCCCCGGTTCTCGACGTCATACCGCTGTTCGAGACCGGCGCCGACCTGGAGGCGGCCCCGGACGCGTTGGACGGGATGCTGCGGCTGGACAGCGTGCGCCGCCGCCTCGCCGACACCGGCAACCGTATGGAGGTCATGCTGGGCTACAGCGACTCGGCCAAGGACGTCGGACCGGTCAGCGCGACGCTGCGGCTGTACGACGCCCAGGCACAGCTCGCCGCGTGGGCCGAACGCAACGGCATCGTCCTCACCCTGTTCCACGGGCGCGGAGGCTCACTGGGGCGCGGCGGCGGCCCGGCCAGCCGCGCGCTCATGGCCCAGGCGCCCGGGTCGGTCAACGGGCGGTTCAAGGTGACCGAGCAGGGCGAGGTGATCTTCGCCCGGTACGGGCAGCCGACGATCGCCCACCGGCACATGGAGCAGGTGGGCCACGCCGTGCTGATGACGTCGACCGCCACGGTGCAGGAACACACCCGCTCGGCGGCGGAGACGTACCGGGAGGTGGCCGACCGGGTCGCCGACGCCGCCTACGACGCCTACCGCTCACTGATCGACACGGACGGGTTCGCCGAGTGGTTCTCCCGGGTGAGTCCGCTGGAGGAGCTGGGGGAGCTGCGGCTGGGCTCGCGCCCGTCGCGCAGGTCCTCCGCCCGGGGGCTGGACGACCTGCGCGCCATCCCGTGGGTGTTCGCCTGGACCCAGACCCGGGTCAACCTGCCCGGCTGGTTCGGCCTGGGCACGGGACTGGCGGCGGTGGGGGACCCGGACACGCTGCACGCCGCCTACAACGAGTGGCCGCTGTTCGCCTCGCTGCTGGACAACGCCGAGATGAGCCTGGCGAAGACGGACCGGACCATCGCCGAACGGTACCTGCGGTTGGGCGGGCGTCCGGAGCTGACGTCGCTGGTGCTCGACGAGTACGACCGCACCCGCGAGCTCGTGCTGACCGTCACCGGGCACCAGCGGCTGCTGGAGAACCACAGTGTGCTCTCCCGGGCGGTCGACCTGCGCAACCCCTACGTGGACGCGCTGTCCCACCTGCAGCTGCGCGCGCTGGGGGCGCTGCGCGAGGAACACGACGCCCTGTCCGAGGACGACCAGCGCCACCTGGAACGGTTGCTGCTGCTGTCGGTGAACGGCGTCGCGGCCGGCCTGCAGAACACGGGGTGAGGGCACCGTGCCCGAGACACGCGAACCGCAGCCCCCGCCGGGACGGGAACCGCTGCGCCCCGACGCGCTGGAGCGGGCGCTCGTCCGCCCCGGCGGGTTGTGGCGCGCAGTGGAGGTGTATCCCGAACTCGCCTCCACCAACACCGAGCTCGCCGCCCGCGCCCGGCGGGGCGGCGGCGACGCGACCGTCGTGGTCACCGACCACCAGACCTCGGGGCGCGGACGCAGGGACCGGGGGTTCGAGACACCGGCCCGGGCCGCCCTCACGTTCTCCGTACTGGTGCGTCCCGGGGTCCCACCCACCCGCCTGGGGTGGTTGCCACTGCTCATGGGGGTGGCGGCGGTGGACGCCGTCCGGGAGGCGGCCGGCTGCGCGGCGGGCGTCAAATGGCCCAACGACGTGCTGGCCACCGGCGGCCGGGACGGGACGCAGCGCAAACTCGCCGGAATCCTGTCGGAGGCGGTCACCTCGGAGGAGGGGATCGCCGTCGTGGTCGGGATGGGGCTCAACGTTACCCAGACCCGCGACGAACTGCCGACCCCCTCGGCGACCTCCCTGGTGGTGGAGAACGCCTCCCTCCGGGAGCGTGAGCCGCTGCTGCGCGCCGTGCTGGACGGGTTCGCCGCCGGTTACACCGCCTGGGTGTCCGCCGGCGGCGACGCCGCGGCCAGCGGGCTCGCCCAGCGCTACCGGGAGCGCTGCGACACCGTCGGCCGCCGGGTGCGGGTGGAGCTGCCCAACGGGCGGGTGGTGACAGGGCCGGCCACCGGGGTGGACGCGGACGGCCACCTGCTCGTGCGCACCCCGTCCGGGGAGGAGGCGCTCAGCGCGGGCGACGTCGTCCACGTGCGCCCGGACGCGGAGGGGGCGGAGTAGGCCGGCCCCTGTTCGGCGGGCGCGTACTCCCCGCGCGTCCGGCCGGGCCCGGCCGGACGCGACGTGGGGTGCGGCGCGGGAGGGCGCGCCGCACCGGCCGCCTGTGCCAGGATCGGCCGTATGGGGATCGCGAACCGTTACCTCGCCGGGGACGAGGAGCTCGTCTACGTCACCCGGCGCCACTGGAGCACACTCGTCGGCTCGTTCGTGGCGCTGGTGCTGGTGATCGCCGCCGCTGCCGGCCTGGTGTGGCTGATGCCCGCCGGGGAGGAGTGGAGCCGGTGGGCGGTGTACGCGGTGGTCGCCGTGGGAGCGCTCGCCGCGGTGGTGGTGTGGTTCGTCCCGCTGCTGCGCTGGTGGACCACCCTGTACCTCCTGAGTAGCCGGCGGTTGATGCGCCGCGAGGGCATACTCGCCAAGCAGGGCCACGACATGCCGCTGACCCGGGTGAACGACGTGTCGTTCACCATCTCCCTGTGGGAGCGCCTGCTGGGCTACGGGAGCCTGGCGGTCCAGTCGGCCTCCGAACAGGAAGGTATGGTTCTGGAGAAGGTACCGAGGGTGCGATGGCTCCAGGGAGAGATCTACCGGAAGGTCAACGAGGCGCAGCGACACGAGCCCCCCGCCGGGTCCGGCGGCTCCCCTCCGCCACCGGAGGGGTGAACGCTCGTGGGACCGTCGTGGCACACGTTCTCTTGACGCGTCCGAGCCGCACCTAATAGACCGAAGGCAGCAACCACGTTCGCGTGTGCCATCCACCCGGCCGGTGCCGCGTCGCACTGACCTCGAACAACGAGAGAACTGATGTCGTCGCGTCCCGACCCTGAGGAGATCGAGTCCGCCCTCGTAGGTGGAGAGGCGCGCTACACCCGGGAAGAAGCGGTGCGGCTCTCCGGAGCCCCACCGGAGTTCGCCGCCCGCATCTGGCGGGCGCTGGGGTTCGCCGCGCGCGGTGAGGACACGGTCGCCTACACCGACAGCGACGTGGAAGCGCTGCGCACAACCTCGCAGCTCCTCGCCGACGGCCTCGTCGACGAGGAGGCTGCCGTCCGACTCGCTCGCTCCATGGGCCAGACCATGGCCCGGCTGGCCGAGTGGCAGACCAGCATCCTCACCACGCTCTCCCACGACCCGAAACAGAACCCCGCCGAGGAACACCTCGGCCCGCTCGTGGGGCTGGCCAAGCAACTCCTCCCCGACGTGGAGAACCTGCTGCTGCACATCTGGCGGCGCCAGCTCGCGGCCTCCACCGCGCGGCGACTGGCCGTCATGGAGAGCAACGAGGACGCGGCCCCCACGTACTTCCCGCTGGTGGTGGGCTTCGCCGATCTGGTGTCGTTCACGACGCTCAGCCGGGAACTCGACGAGGTCGACCTCGCCGAGGTCGTCGAGAGCTTCGAGGCCACCGCCACGGACATCGTCGCCTCCGGCGGGGGCCGGGTCGTCAAGACCCTGGGTGACGAGATCCTCTACGTCGCCAACTCCGCCCGGCAGGCCGCGGAGATCGCGCTGCAGCTCGCGGACGGCGTCAAGACCCACATCGAGGTCCCGGACGTGCGGGTGGGGATCGCCTACGGCCCCGTCCTCGCGCTGCTCGGGGACGTGTTCGGGACGACGGTGAACAGGTCCAGCCGGCTCACCTCGTTCGCGCGCCCCGGCACCGTGCTCGTCGACGAGTCCCTGGCCGAGCTGCTGCAGGGGGAGGAAACGCTGCAGATCGTGGGGGTGCGTCCGCGCCACGCGCACGGTCTGGGCCAACTCCAGCCCTACGCGTTGCGCCGCAACCTCGACGCCTCGGGTGCACCGGGCTCGTAACCGAGGCCGAGACGCGGCGCGCAGCGCCTTGGCTCACGCGTAGTGATCGGGCATGTTGGGAACCGAACACCACACGAGCACGGTCGCGGTCCACTGCAAGGGAGCAGGTATGGCGCACGAAGTCAGGGCAGTCGTCGCACCGGAGAAGGGAGCTCCGGTCAGTGTCGAGACCATCCGCGTCCCCGATCCCGGCCCCGGGGAGGCGCTCGTCGAGGTGCGGGCGTGCGGTGTCTGCCACACCGACATGCACTACCGCGAGGGCGGTGTCAACAACGACTTCCCGTTCCTGCTCGGCCACGAGGCGGCCGGGGTGGTCGAGGCGACCGGAGCCGACGTCACCGACGTCGCACCCGGTGACTTCGTGGTGCTGAACTGGCGCGCGATATGCGGCCAGTGCCGGGCGTGCCGCCGCGGCGACATCGAGTACTGCTTCGCCACGCACAACGCCGGGCAGAAGATGACCCGGGCCGACGGAAGCGAGCTGTCGCCGGCGCTGGGGATCGGCGCGTTCGCGGAGAAGACGCTCGTCGCGGCCGGCCAGTGCACCAGGGTCGACCCGCGGGCGGACCCCGCCGTCGTCGGCCTGCTGGGCTGCGGGGTCATGGCGGGGATGGGAGCCGCCCTGAACACCGCCGGGGTCTCCCGCGGAGACTCCGTGGCGGTGATCGGCTGCGGTGGCGTGGGAGACGCCGCCATCGCGGGCTCACGCCTGGCCGGGGCGTCCCGGATCATCGGTGTCGACGTGGAGGACCGGAAACTGCGCTGGGCCGAGGGCTTCGGCGCCACGCACACCGTCAACTCCCGCGAACAGTCCCCGGTGGAGGCGATCCGGGAACTGACCGAGGGGAACGGCACCGACGTCGTCATCGACGCCGTCGGCCGCCCGGAGACCTACCGGCAGGCGTTCTACGCGCGTGACCTGGCGGGAACACTCGTGCTGGTCGGGGTTCCCACCCCGGACATGACGATCGACCTCCCCCTGCTGGACGTGTTCGGCCGCGGTGGCGCCCTGAAGTCGTCGTGGTACGGCGACTGCCTACCCTCCCGTGACTTCCCGATGCTGACCGACCTGTACCTCCAGGGGCGGCTGGACCTTGAAGGGTTCGTATCCGAACGGATCGCCCTGGACGATGTTGAGGAGGCGTTCGAGAAAATGCACCGTGGTGATGTACTGCGTTCGGTGGTGGTCGTCTAGATGGCCGCCACGTCGTCAATCCCGGTGGAGAGGGTTGTCACCTCCGGCGTCTTCCGCCTGGACGGCGGAGAGTGGGAGGTGGACAACAACGTGTGGATCGTGGGGGACGAGCGCAACGCCATCGTCATCGACGCCGCCCACGACCACGAGACCATCGCCCGCGCGCTGGGCGACCGCGAACTGATGGCGGTGGTGTGCACGCACGGGCACAACGACCACATCAACGCGGCGGTCGACCTCGCCACGCTCACCGACTCCCCCATCCTGCTGCACCCCGACGACACGGAACTGTGGCAGCAGGTCTACCCGGAACGGGAACCCGACGCCCCCCTGCTGCACGGGGAGCGGCTCCAGGCCGGCGGCGTGGAGCTGAAGGTGCTGCACACCCCGGGCCACGCACCGGGGGCGGTGTGCCTGCACGCCCCCGAGCTGGGGGTCGTGTTCGTGGGGGACACGCTCTTCCAGGGCGGTCCCGGCGCGACCGGGCGCTCCTACTCCGACTTCCCGACGATCATCGAGTCCATCCGGGACACGCTGTTCACCCTGCCCTCGGAGACCGTGGTGCACCCCGGCCACGG is part of the Haloactinospora alba genome and encodes:
- a CDS encoding amidohydrolase family protein, whose amino-acid sequence is MSTADTGRWVFDAHLHIIDPHFPLVENNGYLPPAFTVEQYRRRIATLPVRGGAVVSGSFQGFDQTYLRHALAALGPGFVGVTQLPATVTDEEIADLDAAGVRGLRFNLHRGGSAALDALDELARRVYDVAGWHTELYIDSRHIPEVADTLAALPAVSVDHLGLHRDGLAPLLKLVERGARVKATGFGRVDLDPAEAITAVVNVNPAALMVGTDLPSTRARRPFADTDLDAVTRAVGEEYRDAVLWGNAAAFYRVPAPSDV
- a CDS encoding CGNR zinc finger domain-containing protein, encoding MAYTRPPAPAELERVETFCNSARFLYGEDAFTDLRSARAWLREHGWADAAETADEGALGRLRRLRAALRDHLEDPTAPAAREVLTDLAHRVLGPPRWDDPGERPRLRPREQGAVEALASELLAVLATAELSGGRERLKVCRFQQCRWVYYDRSPGNNSAWCSMDICGARNKMRSYRARREGNGS
- a CDS encoding alpha/beta fold hydrolase — protein: MGTWELRESYESSNGTVRWDRIGQGSPVVLVHGWPFSSYVWRDVAAGLARRHTVYVWDLPGYGQSAKTTGQDVSLAGHQAVLTELLEHWGLTSPAVVAHDIGAAVALRSALLDGVGYGRLVLVDAVSVRPWGSPFFRLVREHAEVFARLPAPQHEAMVRRYLAGGTHGELRTRVLDTLVQPWLGEVGQAAFYRQMAQAEERHTREVEDRFGELDMPTLIVWGEHDDWLPADRAEHLARLIPHARLEWVADSGHLVQEDAPARFTSLLTDFLAGQ
- a CDS encoding acetyl/propionyl/methylcrotonyl-CoA carboxylase subunit alpha — encoded protein: MRKVLIANRGEIAVRVARACRDAGVASVAVYAEPDLDALHVKVADEAHALGGQTPADTYLNIDRILEIAAASGADAVHPGYGFLSENADFAQAVADAGLTWIGPPPEAITSLGDKVAARHIAQKVGAPLTAGTPDPVADSEEVVAFAREHGLPIAIKAAFGGGGRGLKVARSLEEVTDMFESAVREATSAFGRGECFVERYLDRPRHVETQCLADKHGNVVVVSTRDCSLQRRHQKLVEEAPAPFLTDQQRQLLYDSSKAILREAGYVGAGTCEFLVGLDGTVSFLEVNTRLQVEHPVSEEVTGIDLVREMLRVADGEELGYDDPPTRGHSLEFRINAEDAGNNFMPAPGTITSLNLPGGPGVRIDTGCESGFTVPQAFDSMVAKLIVTGASRTEALQRSRRALAEFEVGGMPTVIPFHQVVLDDPAFAPADPEQPFSVYTSWIETEFTNTITPYAGAAEQDEPAQRERVTVEVGGKRIEVALPAELGAAASAPVPSGGQKKSRKRRGGGSSSAAVSGDALVCPMQGTVVKVTAEDGQQVAEGDTVAVIEAMKMEQPLSAHKSGTVAGLNVTTGETVNNGGVICEIKDS
- a CDS encoding acyl-CoA carboxylase subunit epsilon; the encoded protein is MSNTPANPPDDGRHLCVVRGDPTPEEVAALVAVLTARARRAHGTGAGTGQARRGQWRNPERLLRRPPTPGPGAWRASFHPG
- a CDS encoding acyl-CoA carboxylase subunit beta; translated protein: MATEAPEPLPSDEIDIHTTAGKLADLQRRRHEAVNAGSERAIEKQHAKGKMTARERIDALLDPGSFVEFDALARHRSTNFGMDRNRPYGDGVVTGHGTVDGRPVAVFSQDVTVFGGSLGEVYGEKIVKALDHALKTGCPVIGINEGGGARIQEGVAALGLYAEIFKRNSRASGVIPQISLIMGAAAGGHVYSPALTDFTVMVDQTSQMFITGPDVIKTVTGEDVSMEDLGGARTHNTTSGVAHYMAGDEQDALDYVTTLLSYLPGNNLEDPPVEETDSDPENDDTSELDTFIPDSANQPYDMHRVIENVADDGEFLEVQSQFATNIVVGYGRVEGRSVGVVANQPMSFAGCLDIDASQKAARFVRTCDAFNIPVLTFVDVPGFLPGTDQEWGGIIRHGAKLIYAYAEATVPLITVITRKAYGGAYDVMGSKHLGADVNLAWPTAEIAVMGAQGAVNILHRRALADAEDVEAERARLVQEYEDTLLNPYSAAERGYVDGVILPSETRESVARALRSLSNKREQLPPKKHGNVPL